One Loxodonta africana isolate mLoxAfr1 chromosome 15, mLoxAfr1.hap2, whole genome shotgun sequence genomic window carries:
- the LOC135227748 gene encoding olfactory receptor 8G50-like codes for MAAGNHSTVTEFILAGLTDKPELQLPLFLFFLGAYVVTVVGNLGMITLIGLSSHLHTPMYYFLSSLSFIDLCYSTVITPKMLVNFVTEKNTISYPECLTQLYFFIFFIVSECHMLGVMAYDPYVAICNPLLYRVTMSYQVCSRLVVEVYMMGLISAAAHTGCMLRVVFCKAKIINHYFCDVLPLLELSCSSTYINVVVLLCFSVFNTLAPTLTVLGSYASIIASILQISSTEGRSKAFRTCSSHILAVTIFYGSVAFMYLQPSNVSSMDQSKVSSLFYTIIVPMLNPLIYSLRNKDVKVALNKIIEKRLFCINKGL; via the coding sequence ATGGCAGCAGGAAATCACTCCACAGTGACCGAGTTCATCCTTGCTGGGCTAACAGACAAACCAGAGCTCCAGCtgcccctctttcttttcttcctaggagCCTATGTGGTCACAGTGGTGGGGAACCTGGGCATGATTACACTGATTGGGCTCAGTTCTCACctgcacactcccatgtactatttcctcagcagtttgtccttcattgatctctgctattccactgtcattacccccaaaatgctggtgaactttgtGACCGAGAAGAACACAATCTCCTACCCTGAATGCCTGACTCAGCtctacttcttcattttttttattgtatcagAATGTCATATGTTAGGTGTTATGGCTTATGATCCTTATGTTGCCATCTGTAATCCATTGCTTTACAGAGTCACCATGTCTTATCAGGTCTGCTCCCGGTTGGTAGTTGAGGTATACATGATGGGCTTGATTAGTGCCGCAGCTCACACAGGTTGCATGCTAAGAGTGGTTTTCTGCAAGGCTAAAATAATCAACCATTACTTCTGTGATGTTCTCCCACTACTGGAGCTCTCCTGCTCCAGCACTTATATCAATGTAGTGGTACTTTTGTGCTTCAGTGTGTTTAATACTCTTGCACCGACCTTGACTGTCCTTGGCTCCTATGCCTCCATCATTGCCAGCATCCTGCAAATTAGCTCCACTGAAGGCAGGTCCAAAGCCTTCAGGACATGTAGctcccacattttggctgttacaatCTTCTATGGTTCTGTAGCATTCATGTACCTGCAGCCATCAAATGTCAGCTCCATGGACCAAAGTAAAGTGTCTTCTCTGTTTTACACCATTATTGTGCCAATGCTGAACCCcctgatctacagcctgaggaataaggatgtcaaagtTGCTCTCAATAAAATCATTGAGAAAAGGCTGTTTTGCATTAACAAAGGTTTATAA